One region of Xyrauchen texanus isolate HMW12.3.18 chromosome 11, RBS_HiC_50CHRs, whole genome shotgun sequence genomic DNA includes:
- the LOC127652186 gene encoding carbohydrate sulfotransferase 12-like yields the protein MRLLRRFMCFLLLGTVFILFFIKVFLDDDGRDGTFYLHMASSPAFPTSMMSTEHWMSGNKRYKFIWNTVLKEPPDLNFSSDQSKKLSLSNPNQMPITAFFKYPLEDQGPYKVKLSPSQSFPAHLKLRQANRRRIIREICLANSSLNFPGKFKTFDQIPKQALDHLIVDDRHGVIYCFVPKVACTNWKRIMIVLSQNLKTSDGASYRDPLTITAEFSHSPTHHLTFNKFQRRFGRASRHLMLQKLKNYTKFLFVRDPIVRLMSAFRNKFAQPNEDFYKQFGTIMLQQYANLSTPPGSAQEAFAAGIRPSFLNFVKYLLDADTEKKEPFNEHWQQVYRLCHPCQIEYDFVGKLETLDEDAEHLLKILGIDNQIKFPPGFRNRTSANWEQEWFANISLDDRRKLYKLYEPDFKLFGYDKPETLLCKPGLNTNDKTTNCSNVS from the coding sequence ATGAGATTGCTGAGACGGTTTATGTGTTTCCTTCTGTTGGGGACAGTGTTCATCTTATTCTTCATAAAAGTTTTCTTGGATGATGATGGGAGAGATGGCACTTTTTACTTGCACATGGCCTCATCACCTGCATTCCCCACTAGCATGATGTCCACTGAACATTGGATGAGTGGGAACAAGAGATATAAATTTATCTGGAACACTGTTTTGAAGGAGCCACCTGACTTGAACTTCAGTTCAGACCAGTCCAAAAAGTTAAGCTTGTCCAATCCAAATCAGATGCCCATCACAGCTTTTTTTAAATACCCCTTAGAGGATCAGGGACCCTACAAAGTAAAGCTCAGCCCCTCACAATCTTTCCCCGCACACCTCAAACTGCGCCAAGCAAACCGTAGACGTATTATAAGAGAGATTTGCTTGGCCAATAGTAGCCTAAATTTCCCTGGGAAATTTAAGACTTTTGACCAGATTCCAAAACAAGCCCTGGATCATCTCATTGTGGATGATCGGCATGGTGTGATTTACTGTTTTGTGCCCAAGGTTGCATGTACCAACTGGAAACGAATCATGATTGTGCTCAGCCAAAACCTCAAAACATCTGATGGAGCTTCATATCGTGATCCTCTTACCATAACAGCAGAATTCAGCCACAGTCCTACACATCATCTGACTTTTAACAAGTTTCAGAGACGCTTTGGTCGTGCCTCACGACATTTAATGCTGCAAAAGCTGAAGAACTACACAAAATTCCTTTTTGTACGGGATCCTATTGTACGACTCATGTCTGCCTTCCGGAACAAGTTTGCTCAGCCAAATGAGGATTTCTATAAACAGTTTGGCACCATAATGCTTCAGCAGTATGCTAATCTTTCAACACCCCCAGGATCTGCTCAAGAAGCCTTTGCCGCAGGTATCCGACCCTCATTTCTGAACTTTGTGAAGTACCTGTTAGATGCTGACACTGAGAAGAAGGAACCATTCAATGAGCATTGGCAGCAGGTTTACAGACTCTGCCATCCTTGCCAAATTGAATATGACTTTGTTGGGAAGCTGGAAACTCTTGATGAGGATGCAGAACATTTGTTGAAGATACTTGGGATTGATAATCAGATTAAATTTCCCCCAGGGTTCCGCAATAGGACATCAGCAAACTGGGAACAAGAATGGTTTGCGAACATTTCTTTAGATGATAGGAGAAAACTTTACAAACTCTATGAACCTGACTTCAAGTTATTTGGATATGACAAACCTGAAACTCTTTTGTGTAAACCAGGGTTAAACACCAATGATAAAACTACAAATTGCTCTAATGTTTCTTAA